The genomic stretch CACTCATCCAAAATGGCATATTTAGGGCGGTGGTAAAACAGCCTGGCCATTGCCACCCTCTGCTGTAGCCCGCCAGACAAGACGTCGCGCCACTCGGCTTCCGCGTCCCAGCCTTCGGGGTAGAGGTCGATCAGGTGTTCCAGAGATAGAATTTTCAGGATGGACAAGAGATCGGAGTCGGTCACGCCTTTGGAGCGCATGGTGCGGAGGCCGTCGGGGTAGATGATTTGTTGGCGGAGGGAGCCGCGGGAGAGGTAAGGGCGTTGGGGGATGTAAAAGATGTCTGTGAAGGGGGGTTTGTGGACTGTCCCGCCGTATACGGGCCATAACCCGCCGAGGATGcggaagagggaggatttGCCGCAGCCGTTGGGGCCGACGACCAACAGGTGGTCGCCCGGGGTGAGTTTGAAGGTTAGGGCTGGGACGAGGACGTCGCcgttgggggagatgatgggtCTGAAAAGGTTAGAGGGGGggacgaaaagaaaaggaggtggGGACTTACACATCGATAAACTCAATGTTGTTGCTCTCAACAACCTTGCCTCTTCCCTTGAGGACAGCCTCGTTGTTTTCGGTGCCCGAGCTAGACACAAGCTTCTTCTCAAAGTGCCCCGCCTGAATATCATCCATGACTTCCAACAGCGACGACACACGGGAGGTGTAACCCGCCAACTCCATGATTTCCCTGTAGGAGAACATGATGCGCCCAAAGGCATCCGACGCCGACAGCAACATGCGACGGTTGGTCACAAAGGTCTCAGTCCTGTCACCCATGTTCATCGTCACCTGGCCAGGGAGCTTCACAAAGACAGGAACACtgcacagcagcaacccgAGCGCGCCCCAAAAGTACTTGATGACAAAGTCCTCCATGAAGCCGTGGTAGAACCGGCGGCGGAGAATGTAGTTGACGTGCTTGATGAGGGTGAAGTAGCCCTTGTCGAGGGTGTCCTTTTCCGCTTCGTGACCGGCGTACAGGGCGACTTCCTCGCTGTGGTCTATTAATCTCGAGTGCTGGAAGCGGAACTCGCCTTCAAGTCTGGCTTCGTCGGCCACGTATTTCCCGAATGGGGGTGTTAACGCACGCATGACGTGCGCTGAGAGCTGGACGAGAAGAGACATGAAGACGACGCCTTCTCCGCCGACAGATTTCGAGAGGGAGAATGTGTAGATTGTCTGGTCGTGTCAGTCATGTTTACTTTGTATGCAGGCAAATAGGGGGCATACCATGTCGAGAAGGGGCTTGGCCAAGTTGCTGTACAGCTCGGCCAAACTATTCGAGAACTTGGCCACATCGACAGCAATAAGTTGATCTGGGTTCTTGATCCGGTCATCAAGCGCAGAAATACCATAAAAGGTCAGCTGCGAGAGGTACTTGTCATGGATGAACTGCGTCAAGCGTGTCCTGTACCGCAGCGAAAGCTCAGCTTGATGGTACGACAACATCGAGTTGGTAAACGTCGCCGGTACAGCAATCAACATCCACCACACAATGCGCATCAAGAACTCCCTTCCGTTGCCCTTCACCAGAGCCTTGACGATCGCACCATCCATCGCCGCCACCTTCAAGCTGATGAGCGTCCGcatcaccaagaagaaaCTGTGGCTGATCAACAGCCTCGTCTCCTTGCTCCTCCATCCTGGCACCACAATCTTCAACAACCTTAGCAACGAGCGGAAGAACTCCCGGTTCAAttccaccttcttctttgtCACCTCTCCATCTGCAGTCGATGTTGTACCAGACTTCTCGGCGCGCTTTGTCGCCTCTCGTACCGAGGCAGCCTTTTGCTCCTGGATAGCATGTCGCACCCTGTTTATCAGGGCGACAAAGAGTGTGATGTAGACGGCGCGAGATATACGGGTGCGGTTTTGGAGGTACATGGACGTCAACTGGCTAACGATGCCACGAATTGTTCGGTCTCGGGCGGCCGCGCTATTGGCGCTCGGCTTCGACATTGTCGGCGCCATTTCAAGCGACGGCGACGGTGGTGGGAAGGCAGGAGTGAGGAGGTCGGGAATAACAATCACGAGTGCGCTGTGGCGGTCATTGGGGATCAAAGGGGGGGGTGTTCTATAAGCCAGCcgttgggaggggggcctTGGTTGAAGGAGAACAAAAGACGCGAGTGTGTCTCAGGAACGGACTCGACTCGTAGGCCTCGTAGGTAATCCTCAAACCGTGTCGGGTATTTTCGAACAGACTCTTGTGATTATTTAGCAATGGTGGTCAAACCCGAGAGACGAAACTCTCTGATGTTCACGGGCTTTTGCTTGTGGTTCTTGGTCTGGCGCTATCCTCGTGCTGGCGCGGG from Podospora pseudopauciseta strain CBS 411.78 chromosome 3, whole genome shotgun sequence encodes the following:
- the PXA2 gene encoding ATP-binding cassette long-chain fatty acid transporter pxa2 (COG:I; EggNog:ENOG503NW82), which gives rise to MAPTMSKPSANSAAARDRTIRGIVSQLTSMYLQNRTRISRAVYITLFVALINRVRHAIQEQKAASVREATKRAEKSGTTSTADGEVTKKKVELNREFFRSLLRLLKIVVPGWRSKETRLLISHSFFLVMRTLISLKVAAMDGAIVKALVKGNGREFLMRIVWWMLIAVPATFTNSMLSYHQAELSLRYRTRLTQFIHDKYLSQLTFYGISALDDRIKNPDQLIAVDVAKFSNSLAELYSNLAKPLLDMTIYTFSLSKSVGGEGVVFMSLLVQLSAHVMRALTPPFGKYVADEARLEGEFRFQHSRLIDHSEEVALYAGHEAEKDTLDKGYFTLIKHVNYILRRRFYHGFMEDFVIKYFWGALGLLLCSVPVFVKLPGQVTMNMGDRTETFVTNRRMLLSASDAFGRIMFSYREIMELAGYTSRVSSLLEVMDDIQAGHFEKKLVSSSGTENNEAVLKGRGKVVESNNIEFIDVPIISPNGDVLVPALTFKLTPGDHLLVVGPNGCGKSSLFRILGGLWPVYGGTVHKPPFTDIFYIPQRPYLSRGSLRQQIIYPDGLRTMRSKGVTDSDLLSILKILSLEHLIDLYPEGWDAEAEWRDVLSGGLQQRVAMARLFYHRPKYAILDECTSSVTLDTEKVMYDNAKALGITLMTVSHRRSLWKYHTHILQFDGQGHFVFTRLDADRRMKLEDEKEDLEVLLRQVPELERRVRELSEL